GCGGTTCCGACCGCGCCGACAGCGACGACGGCGACAGCGCCGACGATGATCCGTCGCATGATGCGCGCCCTGGACTGCTTGGCGTGCACCTGCTGGGCCTTCTCCCGAACCGCCTCACGGGAATTGCGAGGGGTGGGGACGTTCGGCGTTTCGTCGCTCGACATCGTTCCTCTTGAAAGTCTTTGCGGGGACGGGCTCCCCGATGTCCTCTTCACAAGCAGGACCGCATTCGATGTTAACCAGTCAGGCTGGGAAATACCCAGGTGCCGCCGCTCCGTGCCATACTTGACTCGGCCCGATGGCGGGCCACGGTGGCTCATACCCACCGCATCCATCACAACGGATCGTCCGGCACGTACCTGCCGGTGAAGGAGAAAACAATGGCATCTGTCACTTTCGACGCGGCCACGCGTCTGTACCCGGGCGGCACCCGCCCCGCAGTCGACAAGCTCGACCTTGAGGTCGCAGACGGCGAATTCCTCGTCCTCGTCGGCCCTTCCGGTTGCGGTAAGTCCACCTCGCTTCGTATGCTCGCCGGCCTCGAAGAGGTCAACGACGGCCGCATCCTCATCGGAGATCGCGACGTCACCGACGTGCCGCCGAAGGACCGTGACATCGCCATGGTCTTCCAGAACTACGCGCTGTACCCGCACATGACCGTCGCCGAGAACATGGGCTTCGCTCTGAAGATCGCCGGCATCAACAAGGAAGAGCGCGCCGCTCGTGTTCTCGAGGCTGCCAAGCTCCTCGACCTCGAGGAGTACCTGACCCGCAAGCCGAAGGCGCTCTCGGGTGGTCAGCGTCAGCGTGTCGCCATGGGCCGCGCGATCGTCCGCCAGCCGCAGGTGTTCCTCATGGACGAGCCGCTGTCGAACCTCGATGCGAAGCTCCGTGTGCAGACCCGCACGCAGATCGCTTCTCTGCAGCGTCGCCTCGGCGTCACCACGGTCTACGTCACGCACGACCAGACCGAGGCGCTCACCATGGGTGACCGGATCGCCGTCCTCAAGGACGGTCTCCTGCAGCAGGTCGGCACGCCCCGCGACCTGTACGAGAAGCCGGAGAACGTGTTCGTCGCCGGCTTCATCGGCTCGCCCGCCATGAACCTCTTCTCGGCAGACCTCGCCGAGGGTGGCGTCCGGTTCGGCACCGAGGTCGTTGGTCTCGACCGCGACACCGTCGGCCGCGCCAACGGCAGCCAGGTCACGGTCGGCGTCCGCCCGGAGGACATCGTCGTCGGCCCCGCCGACGGCAAGGGTCTCTCGGTCACGGTCGACCTCGTCGAGGAGCTGGGTGCTGACGGCTACCTCTACGGTCACACCGAGATCAACGGCAAGCGCGCCGACCTGGTCGCTCGCGTCGACGGCCGCAGCCACCCGAACGCCGGCGAGACGGTCACGCTCGCCGCATCGGTCGGACACGTCCACGCGTTCGACATCGAGTCCGGTCTGCGTCTGAACGACAAGCCGGTCATCTCGGCTTCGTAAGTTCCATCGCACACGGCGCGGGCTGACCTTCGGGTCGCCCGCGCTGTGTCGTTTCCCCGGGAGACTCATGCAGGACGCATTGCGCATCACCGCCAGCAAGGTCAACCCCGAGCTGCTCTCTCTGCCCTGGTCGACGCCGCTCGCGAAATGGCCGTCCGAGCGCATCGTCTCGCTGCCCAAGGGACTCTCCAGGCACCTGGTGCGCTTCGCCGATCTGTCCGGCCGTGTCGTCGCCGTGAAGGAGACGACCGCCGAGATGGCGCAGCGCGAGTACGACATGCTCGGCAACCTCGCCCGGCTCGACGTGCCGTGCGTGGATCGCGTCGCGGTGATCGCCGGGCGCTCGGATGACGCGGGCACTCCGCTTCCGGCTGTCCTGGTGACATCGCATCTGCGCTTCTCGATGCCCTACCGGGCGCTGTTCACCCGCGTGCTGCGCCCCGACACCGCCACTCGGCTCGTCGATGCTCTGGCGCTGCTGCTCGTCCGGGTGCACAACGTCGGTTTCTACTGGGGCGATGTCTCACTGTCGAACACCCTCTTCCGCCGGGATGCCGGCGCATTCGCCGCCTATCTGGTGGATGCCGAGACCGGCGAGCTGCACGAAGAAGGTCTCACCGAAGGACAGCGCCTCTACGACCTGGATCTCGCCCGCACGAACATCGCCGGCGAGATCATGGACCTCGCCGCCGGCGGCCGCCTCGAGCACGGCGTGGATGCTGTCGCGATCGCTGACGGCATCGTCTCGTCGTATCACGCACTGTGGGCGGCCCTGACCGCTGAGGAGTCGTTCTCGGCGAACGAGACGTGGCGCATCACAGAACGGGTCGAGCGGCTGAACGCCCTCGGCTTCGACATCGACGAGATGTCGATGACGACCACCGGTGATGGAACCGTCGTCGAGATCCAGCCCAAGGTGGTGGACGCTGGTCACCACCAGCGCCGGCTCATCCGTCTCACCGGGCTCGATGTCGAGGAGAACCAGGCCAGGCGCCTGCTGAACGACCTCGACGAGTTCCGCGCGCGCTCGAAGAAGGAGTGGGCCGATGAGGAGATGTACGCGCACGAGTGGCTCACCCGAGTCTTCGAGCCCGTCGTCCGTGCGATCCCCTATGACCTGCGTGCCAAGTTGGAGCCGGCAGAGGTGTTCCACCAGGTTCTGGAGCACCGCTGGTACCTCTCGCAGGCGAATGGAAGATCCGTCCCGCTCGCTGAGGTGCTGACGTCGTACATCAACGATGTGCTGCGGCATCGCCGCGATGAGGCCACCATCATGGGCCCACCGACGGAAACCATGTCGCTGCCGGTGATGACCGGCGCTGTGGCGGTCGCCGAAGACACCGGTGAGGTCGACTGGCGCGACCTCGTCTGAGGATCAGTAGCCGACGGCGAAGTTCTCGCGGTGGTGCTTCGGGTTCTCTATCTCATCCACGAACGCGACGCCGAGGTCGCGTCCGGAGATGAACGACTCACCCGCGGCATCCGTGACCATCACCTGGCCGCCGTCGCGATACGTCCCCGTGCGCTCCCCCGGCGCCCAGTTGCCGAAACCCGCTGCCGGATGCACGAAGAACCAGTCCTTCGTCTCCGGCGACTTGCGAAGGTCCTCCAGCACGCCGACGGCTTCCATCGCCTCTGCCTTGAACTCATCCGGGAAGTCGACATCCACAAGCCGCGGACCGTCCGGTGCGACCAGGCTCCCGCCCGCTCCCCCGACGACGCCGAGGCGCACGTCATCCGGGAGCGCCGCGAAGAGCTCGGCAGTCGCCTGACGAACCTTCCCCGCCATGTCCCCGCGTGGCGAGAGCGCCTGGATCACGACGTCGACCTCGTCGATCTGCGACAGAAGTCCGGGCACGTCGAGGATCGTTCCCTCAAGGTAGATGGCGCCTTCCACCCTCTCAGTCGGCACGGAGCGTGCCACTGAAACCACTGAATGTCCGCGCGACACGGCCTCAGCGACGATGTTCGAGCCGGCGTATCCGGTTCCTCCGATGACGGCGATGCGAACCATGAGCTCTTCCTACTCGTTCCCGGCGAGCTTCGCCCGCACCGTCGACACCTGATACAGCGCGACGGATGCCGCGATTCCGGCGTTCAACGATTCGGCGGCCGTCGAGATCGGGATCGACACGATCTGGTCGCAGTTCTCGGTGACCAGACGCGAGAGTCCCTTGCCCTCCGACCCCACGACGATGACCACCGGTCGATCTGCCAGCTCGAGCGCGGGCAACGACACGTCGCCGCCGCCGTCGAGTCCGATCACGAACACGCCCTGCTTCTTGAACTCCTTCAGCTGCGTGGTCAGGTTCGTCGCCATTGCGACGGGGATCCGGGCCGCAGCGCCTGCACTCGTCTTCCAGGCAGCCGAGTTCACGCCCGCCGAACGACGCTGCGGCAGGATGATGCCGTGTCCGCCGAAGGCGGCCGTCGAGCGGATGATCGCACCGAGGTTGCGCGGGTCGGTGATGCCGTCGAGGGCGACGAACAGCGGCACATCGCCGCGATCGATGACCTGCTCGAGCAGGTCCTGCGGGTGCGCGTACTCGTAGGGAGGCACTTTGAGCGCGACGCCCTGGTGCACGCCGTCGAAACCGGCCATGCGGTCGAGTTCCTGACGCGTGACCTCCATCACGGGGATGCCGCGATGGGTGGCGATCGACAGCATCTCCTTGACGCGATCGTCCATCTCGACGCGCTGCGCGATGTAGAACGCTGTCGCGGGGATCTTGGCCCGCAAGGCCTCCAGCACCGAATTGCGGCCGGTGACGTTCTCCGTCTCGTCTCCGGCTTTCGCCTTCGAGGAGCGGTTCTGGCTGCTCGCGCTGTTGGGACGCCCGCCAGGCCTGCCCTTGCCCCCGGATGCCGCAAAGCGTTCCGCCGCGGCCTTGCGCTTGCCTGCCGGATGCCAGGCGCGGTCCTCCGCCTTCGGGGTCGGCCCGCGACCCTCGAGCGACTTGCGCCCGAGCCCGCCGGTGCCCTTGAGAGGGCCCTTCTTCTTGCCGTTGCTTGCGCCGGGGCGCTGTGGCTTAACCATCAATACTCCAATGAGTTCCGTCTGCTGTGTCTTCA
The DNA window shown above is from Microbacterium murale and carries:
- a CDS encoding NAD(P)-dependent oxidoreductase is translated as MVRIAVIGGTGYAGSNIVAEAVSRGHSVVSVARSVPTERVEGAIYLEGTILDVPGLLSQIDEVDVVIQALSPRGDMAGKVRQATAELFAALPDDVRLGVVGGAGGSLVAPDGPRLVDVDFPDEFKAEAMEAVGVLEDLRKSPETKDWFFVHPAAGFGNWAPGERTGTYRDGGQVMVTDAAGESFISGRDLGVAFVDEIENPKHHRENFAVGY
- a CDS encoding ABC transporter ATP-binding protein, producing the protein MASVTFDAATRLYPGGTRPAVDKLDLEVADGEFLVLVGPSGCGKSTSLRMLAGLEEVNDGRILIGDRDVTDVPPKDRDIAMVFQNYALYPHMTVAENMGFALKIAGINKEERAARVLEAAKLLDLEEYLTRKPKALSGGQRQRVAMGRAIVRQPQVFLMDEPLSNLDAKLRVQTRTQIASLQRRLGVTTVYVTHDQTEALTMGDRIAVLKDGLLQQVGTPRDLYEKPENVFVAGFIGSPAMNLFSADLAEGGVRFGTEVVGLDRDTVGRANGSQVTVGVRPEDIVVGPADGKGLSVTVDLVEELGADGYLYGHTEINGKRADLVARVDGRSHPNAGETVTLAASVGHVHAFDIESGLRLNDKPVISAS
- a CDS encoding DUF4032 domain-containing protein — protein: MQDALRITASKVNPELLSLPWSTPLAKWPSERIVSLPKGLSRHLVRFADLSGRVVAVKETTAEMAQREYDMLGNLARLDVPCVDRVAVIAGRSDDAGTPLPAVLVTSHLRFSMPYRALFTRVLRPDTATRLVDALALLLVRVHNVGFYWGDVSLSNTLFRRDAGAFAAYLVDAETGELHEEGLTEGQRLYDLDLARTNIAGEIMDLAAGGRLEHGVDAVAIADGIVSSYHALWAALTAEESFSANETWRITERVERLNALGFDIDEMSMTTTGDGTVVEIQPKVVDAGHHQRRLIRLTGLDVEENQARRLLNDLDEFRARSKKEWADEEMYAHEWLTRVFEPVVRAIPYDLRAKLEPAEVFHQVLEHRWYLSQANGRSVPLAEVLTSYINDVLRHRRDEATIMGPPTETMSLPVMTGAVAVAEDTGEVDWRDLV
- the rlmB gene encoding 23S rRNA (guanosine(2251)-2'-O)-methyltransferase RlmB, which encodes MVKPQRPGASNGKKKGPLKGTGGLGRKSLEGRGPTPKAEDRAWHPAGKRKAAAERFAASGGKGRPGGRPNSASSQNRSSKAKAGDETENVTGRNSVLEALRAKIPATAFYIAQRVEMDDRVKEMLSIATHRGIPVMEVTRQELDRMAGFDGVHQGVALKVPPYEYAHPQDLLEQVIDRGDVPLFVALDGITDPRNLGAIIRSTAAFGGHGIILPQRRSAGVNSAAWKTSAGAAARIPVAMATNLTTQLKEFKKQGVFVIGLDGGGDVSLPALELADRPVVIVVGSEGKGLSRLVTENCDQIVSIPISTAAESLNAGIAASVALYQVSTVRAKLAGNE